In Blastopirellula sp. J2-11, a single genomic region encodes these proteins:
- a CDS encoding c-type cytochrome, which yields MMTRRSIACLILLLASSTSSLLLGADATTPLLQVPDGYTVEIAAPSSLIAHPLMADFDEQGRLYVAANSGQNLPRAELEKQLPNFVQRLEDVDGDGVFDKVTMFADKLTFPQGCLWHAGSLYVASSGAIWKFTDTNEDGVADQRVKLVGDFGYTGNAADIHGPFLGPEGRLYWCEGRHGHEIKDSAGALISKGKAARIFSSRLDGSDVQTYCAGGMDNPVEIIFTPAGEMLGTVNLMYARPRGDCLVHWQPGGVYPRTDFAEGLESEFIRTGDLLPEVHNFGHVAVSGLCRNPARDNSLFITQFNTNRIVRVDLQPSGSTLAVRNLEDFVVSTSEDFHPTDVLPAADGSLLVIDTGGWFRIGCPQSESAKPDIRGAIYRIRKTETSATPPATNDPQLALQAKIWTLRRSESPAALSEIAKLLQHPESTIRQTAARSLLDWPRSQETNALAPQLLTMLQNGEPSERRSAAQVLARWASDVPSIAPALLEALAHADNDRAIRHALVLGLIHSGQRDLLSQALLDQRVEVAGAAAIALEQLRRPQIDLASQDWLDIPAASLGKPLTPEQRHELLEREKNLATGDPLRGKQVFQSTKAACSKCHQIAGEGGQVGPDLTTIGRSRGRRDLLESILYPNATFARGFASYVVMTEEGQIFSGIILGESTKELHLGVDKENSVRIANNRIEEIRASDISIMPPDFHRDLSDQDLADLIAYLESRK from the coding sequence ATGATGACACGCCGGTCTATCGCATGCCTGATTCTGCTGTTGGCGAGCAGCACATCATCCCTCCTGCTGGGCGCCGATGCGACAACTCCTCTGCTGCAAGTTCCTGACGGCTATACCGTCGAAATCGCCGCCCCCTCTTCGCTGATCGCACATCCGCTGATGGCCGACTTTGACGAACAAGGCCGGCTTTACGTCGCGGCGAATTCGGGTCAGAACCTTCCCCGTGCAGAGCTTGAAAAACAGTTGCCCAATTTTGTACAACGCTTGGAAGATGTCGACGGCGACGGCGTCTTTGACAAAGTGACGATGTTCGCGGACAAGCTGACCTTTCCGCAAGGCTGTCTCTGGCACGCCGGTTCGTTGTACGTCGCATCGAGCGGCGCCATCTGGAAGTTTACCGACACCAACGAGGACGGCGTCGCCGACCAGCGCGTCAAACTGGTTGGCGATTTTGGTTACACCGGCAACGCCGCCGACATCCATGGTCCCTTTCTTGGTCCCGAGGGGCGACTCTATTGGTGCGAAGGACGGCATGGGCACGAAATCAAAGATAGCGCCGGCGCGCTGATTAGCAAAGGAAAAGCGGCCCGCATCTTTTCGTCGCGACTCGACGGCAGCGACGTGCAAACCTATTGTGCCGGCGGAATGGACAACCCGGTCGAAATCATCTTTACGCCTGCAGGCGAGATGCTGGGAACGGTCAACTTAATGTACGCTCGGCCGCGCGGCGACTGCCTGGTCCACTGGCAACCTGGCGGCGTCTATCCACGCACCGATTTTGCAGAAGGTCTTGAAAGCGAGTTTATTCGAACCGGCGATCTGCTGCCCGAGGTGCATAACTTCGGTCACGTCGCCGTGTCGGGACTTTGTCGGAATCCCGCGCGCGACAATTCACTCTTCATCACGCAGTTCAACACCAATCGGATTGTCCGTGTTGATCTACAGCCAAGCGGATCGACGCTGGCGGTTCGCAACCTAGAAGACTTCGTCGTTTCAACCAGCGAAGACTTTCATCCGACCGACGTTTTGCCCGCCGCCGATGGTTCGCTGCTGGTGATCGATACCGGCGGTTGGTTTCGGATTGGTTGTCCCCAATCGGAATCGGCCAAGCCCGATATTCGCGGGGCCATTTATCGGATTCGCAAAACGGAAACTTCTGCGACTCCTCCTGCAACCAACGATCCGCAACTTGCGCTGCAAGCGAAGATCTGGACGCTCCGCCGTAGCGAGTCGCCTGCGGCGCTTTCTGAAATCGCCAAGTTATTGCAGCATCCAGAATCCACGATTCGGCAAACGGCGGCTCGCTCGCTGTTGGATTGGCCCCGCTCGCAAGAAACAAACGCCCTCGCGCCGCAACTGTTGACCATGCTGCAAAACGGCGAACCGAGCGAACGCCGCAGCGCAGCACAGGTGCTGGCCCGCTGGGCGAGCGATGTGCCTTCGATCGCTCCCGCTCTCTTAGAAGCGTTGGCCCATGCGGACAATGATCGAGCCATACGACACGCATTGGTCTTGGGCCTGATCCACAGCGGACAGCGCGATCTGCTCAGCCAAGCGTTGCTCGATCAGCGAGTGGAAGTCGCGGGCGCGGCGGCAATCGCTCTCGAACAACTGCGGCGTCCGCAGATTGACCTGGCGAGTCAAGATTGGCTCGACATCCCCGCCGCTTCGCTGGGAAAACCGCTGACGCCGGAACAGCGTCACGAATTACTCGAACGGGAAAAGAACCTCGCGACCGGCGATCCGCTGCGCGGCAAGCAAGTCTTTCAATCGACCAAAGCGGCTTGCAGCAAGTGTCATCAGATCGCCGGCGAAGGAGGCCAAGTCGGTCCTGACTTAACGACCATCGGCCGCAGTCGCGGACGCCGCGATCTGCTGGAATCGATCCTCTATCCCAACGCGACGTTCGCCCGCGGCTTCGCCTCTTATGTGGTGATGACCGAAGAGGGGCAAATTTTTAGCGGCATCATTCTGGGCGAAAGCACGAAAGAACTTCACTTAGGAGTCGACAAAGAAAACTCGGTCCGCATCGCCAACAACCGCATCGAAGAAATCCGCGCCAGCGACATCTCGATCATGCCGCCCGACTTTCATCGCGATCTATCCGACCAAGACTTGGCCGATTTGATCGCGTATTTGGAATCGAGAAAGTAG
- a CDS encoding amidohydrolase family protein, which yields MSNYPEQPWMSRRRYLQTAAVAVAGASLSLAKEPEKPGYIDAHVHVWTPDTTTYPLGKDYDKAAMKPASFTPGELFAECRPEGVEQIVLIQMSFYQFDNQYMLDSIAKYPDTFRGVAIVDHSKPGVGITMRNLQDQGVTGFRLYADAKSANAWLDSPAMATMWKSAADTGQAICLLSNPDALPAIEKLCRRFPKTNVVVDHFSRIGGSGTIQQADLDNLCKLASFPQTYVKTSAFYAFGKKQAPYLDLGPMIKRLRDTFGAQRLMWASDCPYQVQNEHTYAASISLIRDKLEFLTAEDKAWMLRKTAQSVYWG from the coding sequence ATGAGCAATTATCCGGAACAACCGTGGATGTCGCGTCGCCGCTATTTGCAAACCGCCGCGGTCGCCGTCGCTGGCGCTTCGCTCAGTCTGGCGAAAGAACCAGAAAAGCCCGGCTATATCGACGCGCATGTGCATGTCTGGACGCCGGATACGACCACCTATCCGCTGGGAAAAGATTATGACAAAGCGGCGATGAAGCCGGCGAGCTTTACCCCGGGCGAATTGTTCGCCGAGTGTCGCCCTGAGGGGGTCGAGCAAATTGTCTTGATTCAAATGAGTTTCTACCAATTTGATAATCAATACATGCTCGATTCGATCGCCAAGTATCCCGATACGTTCCGCGGCGTCGCGATCGTCGATCACAGCAAGCCGGGCGTCGGCATCACGATGCGCAATCTCCAAGATCAGGGAGTGACCGGATTTCGCTTGTACGCTGACGCCAAGTCAGCCAATGCCTGGCTCGATTCGCCAGCGATGGCGACGATGTGGAAGTCGGCCGCCGATACCGGCCAGGCGATCTGCTTGCTGTCGAATCCGGACGCGTTGCCGGCGATCGAAAAATTGTGCCGCCGCTTCCCAAAGACCAACGTCGTGGTCGATCACTTTTCTCGGATCGGAGGAAGCGGAACGATTCAGCAAGCCGACCTAGACAATCTCTGCAAGCTGGCGTCGTTCCCGCAGACCTACGTCAAAACTTCCGCATTCTACGCATTCGGAAAGAAGCAGGCGCCCTATCTCGACCTGGGCCCCATGATCAAGCGCCTCCGCGACACCTTTGGCGCCCAGCGACTGATGTGGGCCAGCGATTGTCCTTACCAAGTGCAAAACGAACACACTTACGCCGCATCGATTTCGCTCATTCGCGACAAACTCGAATTTTTGACCGCGGAAGACAAAGCATGGATGCTGCGAAAGACGGCCCAGTCGGTCTATTGGGGCTAG
- a CDS encoding MFS transporter, with the protein MTIKSASSATLLTLMVIAIGVNYIDRGSLSIVKTDVATEFELSSVQMGWLFSAFFWSYALSQVATGWLVDRFDVKWLYAGGFLIWSLATVSMAMSGSFAIFLLLRLVLGAGESIAYPATSRMIVMNFPERRRGIANASIDAATKLGPMLALLFGGLLVASNGWRSLFVVVGLGGLLWLPAWLWLVPSQQKPTTDAPATRTNVPFSKLFKRQEVWGTSLGFFCLGYTWAFLLSWLPAYLEESRHFSKESMALFGSMPFAAMAVTSLCGGWLADRWIHAGASATLARKVFLIGGLVLCSLFMFASVLTPDPRACILLLCLACASLGFYTSNVWAVTQTLAGPNAAGQWTGLQNAIGNIGGAISPALTGWLVQETGSYYSAFAAASVMLVVGVFAYVGLVRQIVPLDWGDEKQELQGAL; encoded by the coding sequence ATGACCATAAAATCGGCGAGTTCCGCTACGCTGCTCACCTTGATGGTGATTGCGATCGGCGTCAATTATATCGATCGAGGGAGTCTCTCGATCGTGAAGACCGATGTGGCCACCGAGTTTGAGTTGAGCAGCGTCCAGATGGGATGGTTGTTTTCGGCGTTCTTTTGGAGCTATGCGCTGTCGCAAGTTGCGACCGGCTGGCTGGTCGATCGCTTTGATGTGAAATGGCTGTACGCCGGGGGCTTTCTCATTTGGTCGTTGGCGACCGTTTCGATGGCGATGTCTGGCAGTTTCGCAATTTTCTTGCTGCTGCGCCTAGTGCTGGGCGCTGGTGAAAGCATCGCCTATCCAGCGACATCACGAATGATCGTGATGAACTTTCCAGAGCGCCGCCGCGGCATCGCCAACGCGTCAATCGACGCCGCGACAAAGCTCGGCCCCATGCTGGCGCTGCTGTTCGGAGGGCTGCTCGTCGCTAGTAACGGTTGGCGATCGTTGTTTGTGGTGGTCGGACTCGGCGGCTTGCTTTGGCTGCCGGCTTGGTTGTGGCTCGTTCCTTCGCAGCAGAAGCCAACCACCGATGCGCCGGCGACCCGCACTAACGTTCCGTTTTCAAAGTTGTTTAAACGACAGGAAGTGTGGGGAACGTCGCTCGGTTTTTTCTGCTTGGGATATACCTGGGCGTTTTTGCTGTCGTGGTTGCCGGCCTATCTCGAAGAATCCCGACATTTCTCCAAAGAATCGATGGCCCTGTTTGGTTCGATGCCGTTCGCCGCGATGGCGGTCACTTCGCTCTGCGGCGGTTGGTTGGCGGATCGCTGGATCCATGCGGGGGCTTCGGCGACGCTGGCTCGCAAAGTCTTTTTGATCGGCGGCCTGGTGCTTTGCTCGCTGTTCATGTTTGCGTCGGTGCTGACGCCGGATCCGCGGGCCTGTATTTTGCTCCTCTGTCTGGCATGTGCGTCGCTGGGCTTTTACACTTCGAATGTCTGGGCGGTGACGCAAACCTTGGCAGGACCCAACGCCGCCGGTCAATGGACCGGCTTGCAAAACGCGATCGGCAATATCGGCGGCGCAATCTCGCCGGCGCTGACCGGTTGGCTGGTGCAAGAGACCGGCAGCTACTACTCCGCTTTCGCCGCCGCTTCCGTCATGTTGGTGGTCGGCGTCTTCGCTTACGTCGGGCTGGTAAGACAGATCGTCCCGCTTGATTGGGGCGATGAAAAGCAAGAACTACAAGGGGCTTTGTGA
- a CDS encoding M20 family metallopeptidase — MKAELQKTHFLTDGASLAGPDPLEILQELVAIPSVNPCGADLSGATYFEHGMTRWLTRFFSQLGTPFEVQEVADGRCNVVARLDVDPAAPTIMLEAHQDTVPVDGMTIAPFQPVLKGGRLYGRGACDVKGGMAAMLAAFARLATERPDGCANVIMACTCDEEFGATGARHLARSWRNDDRSESFLTSPPDFCIVAEPTDLNIIVAHRGVVRWKLQTLGLACHSSRPHEGVSAIYAMAEVIQALQKYAGELPERVGEHPLCGAPTLSIGRIVGGTSVNIVPHECEIEIDRRTSPGERSDQVLTELEAYLRGQTSVDFVMHPPWIDADSLADDQDPRWVDRLLQQIQAISGPREKLGAWYCTDASSLAAAGAQAVVYGPGSIAQAHTADEWIEIEQLRQACETYYQFCLRPIDMQSPA; from the coding sequence GTGAAAGCGGAACTCCAGAAGACCCATTTTCTTACCGACGGAGCGTCGCTCGCCGGGCCTGATCCGTTAGAGATCTTGCAGGAATTGGTCGCCATTCCGAGCGTGAACCCCTGTGGAGCGGATCTCTCGGGAGCGACGTATTTTGAACATGGAATGACGCGCTGGTTGACCCGCTTTTTCAGCCAACTTGGGACGCCGTTTGAGGTGCAGGAAGTCGCCGACGGACGCTGCAACGTGGTCGCCCGTTTGGATGTTGACCCCGCTGCGCCGACCATCATGCTCGAAGCGCATCAAGACACTGTCCCCGTTGACGGCATGACGATCGCGCCGTTCCAGCCGGTGTTAAAAGGGGGGCGTCTGTATGGCCGCGGCGCTTGCGACGTTAAAGGAGGCATGGCGGCGATGCTCGCGGCGTTCGCTCGACTAGCGACCGAGCGCCCAGATGGCTGTGCGAACGTCATCATGGCTTGCACCTGCGACGAAGAGTTTGGCGCCACCGGCGCACGTCACTTGGCGCGAAGTTGGCGTAATGACGATCGGTCGGAATCGTTCCTGACGTCGCCGCCCGACTTTTGCATCGTCGCCGAACCAACCGACTTGAACATCATCGTCGCGCATCGCGGCGTCGTTCGCTGGAAACTGCAAACCCTGGGACTCGCGTGTCACAGTTCGCGACCGCACGAAGGGGTCAGCGCGATCTATGCGATGGCTGAAGTGATTCAAGCGTTGCAGAAATATGCCGGCGAATTGCCGGAGCGTGTCGGTGAGCATCCCCTTTGCGGAGCGCCGACGTTGAGCATTGGGCGAATCGTGGGGGGGACCAGCGTGAACATCGTACCGCACGAGTGCGAGATTGAAATCGATCGTCGCACTAGTCCCGGCGAACGTTCCGATCAAGTGTTAACGGAATTGGAGGCCTATCTGCGCGGGCAGACGAGCGTCGACTTTGTGATGCATCCTCCGTGGATCGACGCCGATTCGCTGGCCGATGATCAAGATCCGCGCTGGGTCGATCGATTGCTTCAACAGATTCAAGCGATCTCTGGTCCGCGCGAAAAGTTGGGTGCGTGGTACTGCACCGACGCGAGTAGTCTCGCCGCAGCGGGAGCGCAAGCGGTGGTTTACGGTCCAGGTTCGATCGCCCAGGCTCACACGGCCGACGAATGGATCGAAATCGAGCAGCTTCGTCAAGCATGCGAAACTTACTATCAATTTTGTCTCCGCCCGATCGACATGCAGTCGCCTGCCTAA
- a CDS encoding aminotransferase class V-fold PLP-dependent enzyme: protein MPSKQRLSNSSYWNGKAYLNTAAEGLPLQSCVDAVQQYLTAKSHGEPGRVEFWKEYERAKQGAARLFSVDADQIALISSTTEALNTIAHSIDWRPGDEVVFTSSEFPSNIFPWVALQSRGVKLRIVHPGADGISVDDLLAQINDRTRLVTVSQVSYATGEHLNPEPLWRRVQGTPTLLCVDATQAAGRVPVDGRMADFTVASAFKWMNSIHGAAIMSVSRRALRENLLGPAGWLSAESCFADDRLETFHPRADGQRFQAGMPNFDSVYSLAAALDFHTPQTVKERADRLAPLVSQLRASLVELGLTPLVPEAPSRQAGIVPFAYESSAEMKRQLAERGIFVQGDDRRIRAALHWYNTEEDVEQYLTALGDLLDDAKVPTTRLENSST, encoded by the coding sequence ATGCCGTCGAAGCAACGACTCTCCAATAGCTCCTACTGGAACGGCAAAGCTTACCTGAACACCGCAGCCGAAGGTTTGCCGCTGCAGTCGTGCGTCGACGCCGTTCAGCAATATCTGACGGCGAAATCGCATGGCGAACCAGGACGAGTCGAGTTCTGGAAAGAGTATGAGCGCGCGAAGCAGGGCGCCGCGCGACTCTTCTCGGTCGACGCGGATCAGATCGCGCTGATTAGCAGTACGACCGAAGCGTTAAATACGATCGCCCATTCGATCGATTGGCGGCCCGGCGATGAAGTTGTTTTCACCTCGAGCGAATTTCCCTCCAACATCTTTCCGTGGGTGGCGCTGCAGAGTCGGGGAGTGAAGCTGCGAATCGTGCATCCCGGCGCCGACGGGATTTCGGTCGACGATTTGCTCGCCCAGATCAACGACCGAACGCGACTGGTCACCGTCAGCCAGGTCAGCTACGCAACCGGCGAACATTTGAATCCAGAACCTTTGTGGCGACGCGTACAAGGGACGCCGACGCTCTTGTGCGTCGATGCAACCCAGGCGGCCGGTCGAGTTCCCGTTGATGGCCGCATGGCCGATTTTACGGTCGCCAGCGCGTTCAAATGGATGAACTCGATCCACGGCGCCGCGATCATGTCGGTCAGTCGCCGCGCACTGAGAGAAAATTTGCTGGGCCCGGCCGGATGGCTCTCGGCCGAAAGCTGCTTTGCCGACGATCGACTCGAAACGTTTCATCCCCGCGCGGACGGTCAACGTTTTCAAGCCGGAATGCCCAACTTTGACTCGGTCTACTCGCTGGCGGCCGCACTCGATTTTCATACGCCGCAAACGGTGAAGGAGCGTGCCGATCGATTAGCGCCGCTGGTGAGTCAGCTGCGAGCAAGCCTGGTTGAACTGGGGCTAACGCCGCTCGTGCCAGAGGCCCCGTCGCGACAGGCCGGCATCGTCCCATTCGCCTATGAGTCTTCAGCCGAAATGAAGCGACAACTGGCTGAGCGTGGGATCTTTGTGCAGGGAGACGACCGGCGAATTCGCGCGGCGCTGCATTGGTACAACACCGAAGAAGACGTCGAGCAGTATTTGACAGCATTAGGTGATCTGCTTGACGACGCAAAAGTTCCGACAACGCGACTGGAGAATAGTTCGACGTAA
- a CDS encoding DUF1501 domain-containing protein, giving the protein MNNENSPTLLSRRCMLRNSAVGFGYLALQAMLSGPQSLSTANAASATLSHFPARAKRVIFLFMKGGPSHVDSFDYKPKLQQDDGKPFPFEKPRVQFAPTGDLLGSPWKFQQYGESGVHVSELFPHVAQHVDDICFLNSVHGTNPSHGGAALKLHTGSDNFIRPSMGSWVTYGLGTENENLPGFVTICPTFAHGGAKNWASAFLPARFQGVPLGVASQPSTKAEVKYIANPQWNSQVQRMQLDLMQAMNQEHLATSGPESSLEARIQAFELAYQMQTEMPLAQNLAEETPATLEMYGLNDSMTEDFGRQCLLARRFAERGVRFIQVTHSDSKVQWDQHGDLKAGHTKNAAEVDKPIAALLTDLKQRGLLEDTLVLWGGEFGRTPTCQGKGADGRDHNPEGFTMWMAGAGVQGGLRYGATDDYGYYAVENKMHVHDLHATLLHLLGMNHEQLTYKHAGRDFRLTDVHGVVHHQILA; this is encoded by the coding sequence ATGAACAACGAAAATTCCCCCACCTTGCTCAGTCGCCGCTGTATGCTGAGGAACTCGGCTGTTGGTTTTGGATATCTCGCACTGCAGGCGATGCTCTCGGGGCCGCAAAGTCTCTCGACCGCGAACGCCGCTTCCGCGACGCTGTCGCATTTTCCGGCGCGAGCGAAGCGGGTGATTTTCCTGTTTATGAAGGGAGGTCCGTCGCATGTCGATTCTTTCGATTACAAGCCGAAGTTGCAGCAAGACGACGGCAAGCCGTTCCCGTTTGAAAAGCCGCGCGTGCAGTTTGCTCCGACCGGCGACCTGCTCGGCTCTCCCTGGAAGTTTCAGCAGTATGGCGAAAGCGGCGTCCATGTCAGCGAACTCTTTCCGCATGTCGCCCAGCATGTCGACGATATCTGCTTTTTGAACTCGGTGCATGGAACGAATCCTTCGCACGGCGGCGCAGCGCTCAAACTGCATACCGGCAGCGACAACTTTATTCGCCCGAGCATGGGCTCGTGGGTTACCTATGGTCTGGGGACCGAGAACGAAAATCTGCCGGGCTTTGTCACCATTTGCCCTACTTTCGCACATGGAGGCGCCAAGAACTGGGCCTCGGCGTTTTTGCCGGCGCGATTTCAGGGAGTTCCGCTCGGCGTCGCATCGCAACCATCGACCAAAGCCGAAGTAAAGTACATCGCCAATCCGCAGTGGAACTCGCAGGTGCAGCGGATGCAGCTCGATCTGATGCAGGCGATGAATCAAGAACATCTGGCGACGTCGGGACCAGAATCGTCGCTGGAAGCGCGGATTCAAGCGTTTGAACTCGCCTATCAAATGCAGACCGAAATGCCGCTCGCCCAAAATCTGGCCGAGGAAACGCCGGCCACTTTAGAGATGTATGGGCTCAACGATTCGATGACCGAAGACTTCGGTCGGCAATGTTTGTTGGCTCGCCGCTTCGCCGAACGGGGAGTTCGCTTCATCCAGGTGACGCATAGCGACTCGAAGGTGCAATGGGATCAGCATGGCGACTTGAAAGCAGGCCACACCAAAAACGCGGCTGAGGTCGACAAGCCGATCGCCGCGCTGCTGACCGATCTGAAACAACGCGGGCTGTTAGAAGACACGCTTGTCCTGTGGGGGGGCGAATTCGGACGTACGCCAACTTGCCAAGGAAAAGGAGCGGACGGACGTGACCACAACCCAGAGGGCTTCACCATGTGGATGGCCGGCGCCGGCGTCCAAGGAGGACTGCGATATGGCGCGACCGATGACTATGGCTATTATGCGGTTGAGAACAAGATGCATGTCCATGATCTGCATGCGACGCTGCTGCATTTGCTGGGAATGAATCACGAGCAACTTACTTACAAGCACGCGGGTCGCGATTTCCGCCTGACCGACGTGCATGGCGTTGTCCATCACCAGATCCTGGCCTGA
- a CDS encoding PSD1 and planctomycete cytochrome C domain-containing protein yields the protein MSTPRCYRRSFRWIALLLILPILWCSTFESHAAEPPAPSSDDLKFFESKVRPLLVSKCIDCHGEDTQESELRLDTYAGMISGGTSGPAIVPGSLEESLLLTAVSFKHELLQMPPDGKLAADEIQLLQQWVEKGAPHPESGAAGSITPRRGAIDLEEARKYWAFQPIVRPKVPEVAGQTAKPNPIDAFTFSHLQKQGLTPSSAADKRTLLRRATLDLIGLPPTPEEIAAFLADETPSAFEHVIDRLLSSPRYGERWGRHWLDVVRYADSNGLDENQGFVDAWRYRNYVIDAFNADKPYDRFLQEQVAGDLLEKAEQRSETSGDYSAVIATGFLTLGPKVLAEKDPVKMEMDIIDEQIDTFSQAFLGMTIACARCHDHKFDPIYTADYYALAGIFKSTKSMQNFTVIAKYNERTLATEEEIKRKAELDAQRKTKQTELNALVKAANAALLKESGAEAGSAVPADVEQKYPAETKTQLDKLREEIAQLTAAAPELPTAMAVEEGTAADTQIHVRGSHLMLGRSVERGVPAVMNRSGALEIGESESGRLQLARWLTSEQNPLTARVAVNRIWGWHFGEALAPTTDNFGRLGEAPTQPELLDWLAVELRENGWSIKKLQKQIMLSETYQFSSQAIAKNEQLDPENKEHWRANVQRMDAESLRDSLLAVSGLLDTSRGESVLDLPKWKLVFDHTSKDATTYDTYRRSIYLPVIRNNMYDGFSLFDFATADVTTGSRGTSTVAPQALYAMNSKLFLSASEGLAKRLIEEFPSDVEARVPRLYEITLGRLPQPHEVERLLKYAAQLEPLLQTDAKIEDPHRAAWSAVCQSVLASNEFTYVE from the coding sequence ATGTCGACTCCCCGCTGCTATCGCCGATCATTTCGCTGGATCGCTTTGCTGTTGATCCTGCCGATTCTGTGGTGCTCGACGTTCGAATCGCACGCCGCCGAACCGCCGGCGCCGAGCAGCGATGATCTGAAGTTTTTTGAATCGAAAGTTCGTCCGCTGCTGGTCAGCAAATGTATCGATTGCCACGGCGAGGATACCCAAGAATCGGAGCTGCGATTGGATACCTACGCTGGCATGATCAGCGGAGGGACGTCGGGACCAGCGATCGTGCCGGGCAGTCTGGAGGAAAGTCTGCTGTTGACCGCGGTCAGCTTTAAGCATGAGTTGCTGCAGATGCCTCCGGACGGCAAATTGGCCGCTGACGAAATCCAATTGCTGCAACAATGGGTGGAAAAAGGGGCGCCGCATCCGGAGAGCGGCGCCGCCGGTTCGATCACGCCGCGGCGCGGCGCGATCGACTTGGAAGAGGCGCGGAAGTATTGGGCTTTTCAGCCGATCGTCCGCCCGAAGGTTCCCGAAGTCGCCGGGCAAACGGCCAAGCCGAATCCCATCGACGCGTTCACCTTTTCTCATTTGCAAAAACAGGGTCTGACCCCTAGTTCCGCGGCGGATAAACGAACGCTCCTGCGCCGAGCGACGTTGGATCTGATCGGCTTGCCGCCGACGCCGGAAGAGATCGCCGCGTTTTTGGCGGATGAGACCCCTTCGGCGTTTGAGCATGTGATTGATCGTTTGTTGAGTTCGCCCCGCTATGGTGAACGTTGGGGGCGGCATTGGTTGGACGTAGTTCGCTACGCCGACAGCAACGGCCTGGACGAGAATCAAGGCTTTGTCGACGCCTGGCGATATCGCAACTATGTGATCGACGCGTTCAATGCGGACAAACCGTATGACCGTTTTCTGCAAGAGCAGGTCGCCGGCGATCTGCTGGAGAAAGCAGAGCAGCGGAGCGAAACGTCTGGCGACTATTCAGCGGTGATCGCGACCGGCTTTCTGACGCTAGGGCCGAAGGTTTTGGCCGAGAAAGACCCGGTCAAAATGGAAATGGACATCATTGACGAGCAGATCGATACGTTTAGCCAGGCTTTTCTGGGGATGACGATCGCCTGTGCTCGGTGTCACGATCACAAGTTTGATCCGATCTATACGGCCGACTACTACGCGTTGGCGGGGATCTTTAAGAGCACGAAGTCGATGCAGAACTTCACGGTGATCGCCAAGTACAACGAACGAACGTTGGCGACCGAAGAAGAAATCAAGCGGAAAGCGGAACTCGACGCGCAGCGAAAAACGAAGCAGACCGAACTCAACGCGCTCGTCAAAGCGGCCAATGCGGCGCTGCTGAAAGAATCAGGCGCCGAGGCCGGCAGCGCGGTTCCGGCCGACGTTGAACAAAAGTACCCGGCGGAAACCAAGACGCAATTAGACAAACTGCGCGAAGAAATCGCCCAGTTGACCGCCGCAGCGCCCGAGTTGCCGACCGCGATGGCGGTGGAAGAAGGAACGGCCGCCGATACGCAGATTCATGTTCGCGGCAGTCATTTGATGCTGGGGCGATCAGTCGAGCGGGGCGTGCCTGCGGTGATGAATCGCTCGGGCGCCCTGGAGATCGGCGAGTCGGAAAGTGGTCGTTTGCAACTAGCGCGTTGGCTGACGAGTGAGCAAAATCCGTTGACTGCCCGAGTGGCCGTGAACCGAATTTGGGGCTGGCATTTTGGGGAAGCTCTCGCGCCGACCACCGACAACTTTGGGCGGCTCGGAGAAGCTCCGACCCAGCCGGAACTGCTCGACTGGTTGGCCGTCGAACTGCGAGAGAACGGTTGGTCGATCAAGAAACTGCAGAAGCAGATCATGTTGAGCGAGACTTATCAGTTCAGTAGCCAGGCGATTGCCAAGAATGAGCAGTTGGATCCCGAGAACAAAGAGCATTGGCGAGCCAACGTACAGCGCATGGACGCCGAGTCGTTGCGCGATTCGCTGTTGGCGGTGAGCGGGCTCTTGGACACGAGTCGCGGCGAGTCGGTCTTGGATCTGCCGAAGTGGAAGTTGGTGTTTGATCACACCTCGAAAGATGCGACCACGTACGATACTTACCGCCGCTCGATCTATCTGCCGGTGATTCGCAACAACATGTACGACGGCTTCTCGCTGTTTGATTTCGCCACGGCGGATGTCACAACCGGAAGCCGGGGGACATCGACGGTGGCGCCGCAAGCGTTGTATGCGATGAACAGCAAGCTGTTTTTGTCGGCCTCGGAAGGGCTCGCGAAACGATTGATCGAAGAGTTTCCGAGCGACGTAGAAGCTCGCGTGCCGCGGCTTTACGAAATCACCTTGGGACGACTGCCGCAACCGCATGAAGTGGAGCGGTTGTTGAAGTACGCGGCGCAGCTGGAGCCGCTGCTGCAAACCGACGCCAAGATCGAAGATCCGCACCGCGCCGCATGGTCAGCGGTTTGTCAAAGCGTGTTGGCGTCGAACGAGTTTACGTACGTGGAATAA